Proteins encoded within one genomic window of Bradyrhizobium sp. CB1717:
- a CDS encoding (2Fe-2S)-binding protein, which translates to MIVCSCNVLSDDDIRAAVAESDDAVRHAKQVYGCLGCSAECGRCARTIKTIIDEALGPCAKSCCAGCPHTHTVAANDETSELAEFALAAC; encoded by the coding sequence ATGATCGTTTGTTCCTGTAACGTGTTGAGCGATGATGATATCCGCGCCGCCGTCGCCGAGTCCGACGACGCCGTGCGTCATGCCAAGCAGGTCTATGGATGTCTCGGCTGTAGCGCCGAATGCGGCCGCTGCGCCCGGACCATCAAGACCATCATCGACGAAGCGCTTGGCCCCTGCGCCAAGTCCTGCTGCGCCGGCTGTCCGCATACCCACACCGTGGCTGCCAATGACGAGACGTCCGAGCTCGCCGAATTCGCCCTCGCGGCCTGCTGA
- a CDS encoding D-2-hydroxyacid dehydrogenase family protein, whose translation MSRLRCAILDDYFKLALDVADWPKLSDRVDVTVFNHPFASEQAAASALADFEIICAMRERTAFPKNLFDNLPKLKLLLTSGMRNAAIDMEAAKAKGVAIGGTQYSRDPTAPLAMGLILELTRGIGRENARMHAGEPWQTFAGVEIEGMTLGIVGLGKLGSKMAGIAKAFGMNVIAWSPNLTPEKCAATGVGYATKEDLFAKADIVTIHVVLSDRSRGLVGRADLARMKPTAFLVNTARGPIVDEQALLEALQQRKIAGAGIDVFSIEPLPVDHPFRKLDNLVLTPHLGYATEDGLRIHYGQMVDAIDAFTKGSALPRKLA comes from the coding sequence ATGAGCCGGCTGCGCTGCGCAATTCTCGACGACTATTTCAAACTCGCTCTCGATGTCGCCGATTGGCCGAAATTGTCCGATCGCGTCGACGTCACCGTGTTCAACCATCCCTTCGCCTCGGAGCAGGCGGCTGCCAGTGCGCTGGCCGATTTCGAGATCATCTGCGCGATGCGCGAACGCACGGCGTTTCCCAAGAACCTCTTCGATAACCTGCCGAAGCTGAAGCTGCTGCTGACATCGGGCATGCGCAACGCCGCGATCGACATGGAGGCTGCGAAGGCGAAGGGCGTCGCGATCGGCGGCACGCAATATTCGCGCGATCCCACGGCACCGCTGGCCATGGGCCTGATCCTGGAGCTGACCCGCGGCATCGGCCGCGAGAATGCGCGGATGCATGCCGGCGAGCCCTGGCAGACCTTTGCCGGCGTCGAGATCGAGGGGATGACGCTCGGCATCGTCGGTCTCGGCAAGCTCGGCAGCAAGATGGCGGGCATTGCCAAGGCGTTCGGCATGAACGTGATCGCCTGGAGCCCGAACCTCACGCCCGAGAAGTGCGCGGCGACCGGCGTCGGCTACGCCACCAAGGAGGACCTGTTCGCCAAGGCCGACATCGTCACCATCCATGTGGTGCTGAGCGATCGCTCGCGTGGCCTCGTCGGCCGCGCCGATCTCGCGCGGATGAAGCCGACGGCCTTCCTCGTCAACACCGCACGCGGGCCGATCGTGGACGAGCAGGCGCTGCTGGAAGCCTTGCAGCAGCGCAAGATCGCGGGCGCCGGCATCGACGTGTTCTCAATCGAGCCGCTGCCGGTCGACCATCCCTTCCGCAAGCTGGACAACCTCGTGCTGACGCCGCATCTCGGCTACGCGACCGAGGACGGGTTGCGCATCCATTACGGCCAGATGGTCGACGCGATCGACGCCTTCACCAAGGGCAGCGCGCTGCCGCGCAAGCTGGCCTGA
- a CDS encoding lytic murein transglycosylase, whose amino-acid sequence MMRRALIAAVILVTCGWSSARAADAAFTQFIASLWPEAQAAGVSRATFDGETRGLEPDYKLPDLILPGRPATGAPSQAEFVQVPADYVKDASIARLAGEGQRLLQKYRPALTEIEKSSGVPATVMLAIWGRETDYGRYTLPYDLVRVLATQAYVGRRKDQYRSEFILSLKILGEGVVTRKDMRSSWAGATGLTQFLPSEYYKHGVDFDRDGRIDIWHSVPDALASAAQQLVNKGWQSGVRWAYEVQAPAKVDCTTGVPEVTKPIGQWLREGFVPVRGQKLSAAEQAQPASLLQPEGIYGPSFLTTKNYFVIKEYNFSDLYVLFVGHLSDRMTSPLPFATPWSASKQLRTKDVETMQRGLTRVGLYKDKIDGKAGMQTRAALGAYQKSAGLKVDCWPSEEVLRSIQAAR is encoded by the coding sequence ATGATGCGGCGGGCGCTCATCGCTGCGGTGATCCTGGTCACCTGCGGCTGGTCGTCCGCCCGCGCCGCCGACGCGGCCTTCACGCAGTTTATCGCCTCGCTCTGGCCGGAGGCGCAGGCCGCCGGCGTCTCGCGCGCGACGTTCGACGGAGAGACGCGCGGGCTCGAGCCCGACTACAAGCTGCCCGATCTGATCCTGCCGGGCCGGCCCGCAACCGGCGCGCCGTCGCAAGCCGAGTTCGTGCAGGTGCCGGCCGACTACGTCAAGGACGCTTCGATCGCGCGGCTGGCCGGCGAGGGACAGCGGCTCTTGCAAAAATATCGTCCGGCGCTGACCGAGATCGAGAAGAGCTCCGGCGTGCCCGCGACCGTCATGCTGGCGATCTGGGGACGCGAGACCGACTATGGCCGCTATACGCTGCCTTACGATCTCGTACGTGTGCTGGCGACGCAGGCCTATGTCGGGCGGCGCAAGGATCAGTATCGCAGCGAATTCATTCTCTCGCTAAAAATCCTCGGCGAAGGCGTGGTGACGCGCAAGGACATGCGCTCGTCCTGGGCGGGCGCCACCGGACTCACGCAGTTCCTGCCGTCGGAGTATTACAAGCACGGCGTCGACTTCGACCGCGATGGTCGCATCGACATCTGGCATTCGGTGCCGGACGCGCTGGCCTCGGCCGCGCAGCAGCTCGTCAACAAGGGCTGGCAGAGCGGCGTGCGCTGGGCCTACGAGGTGCAGGCACCGGCGAAGGTCGATTGCACGACGGGCGTGCCCGAGGTGACGAAGCCGATCGGCCAGTGGCTGCGTGAAGGCTTCGTGCCGGTGCGCGGGCAAAAGCTCAGCGCCGCAGAGCAGGCGCAGCCGGCCTCGCTGCTTCAGCCCGAAGGCATCTATGGTCCGTCCTTCCTCACGACGAAGAACTATTTCGTCATCAAGGAATACAACTTCTCAGACCTCTACGTGCTGTTCGTCGGCCATCTCAGCGATCGCATGACGAGCCCGCTGCCGTTCGCGACGCCCTGGTCGGCCTCCAAGCAGTTGCGCACCAAGGATGTCGAGACCATGCAGCGCGGGCTCACCCGCGTCGGGCTCTACAAGGACAAGATCGACGGCAAGGCCGGCATGCAGACGCGTGCCGCGCTCGGCGCCTATCAGAAGTCGGCGGGACTCAAGGTCGATTGCTGGCCGAGCGAAGAGGTGCTGCGCTCGATCCAGGCGGCGCGCTAA
- the ettA gene encoding energy-dependent translational throttle protein EttA has translation MARQFVYFMEGLTKSYPTRKVLDNIRLSFYPDAKIGVLGVNGSGKSTLLKIMAGLDKEYTGEAWVAEGARVGYLEQEPHLDPALSVRENVMQGVAKQKAILDRYNELAVNYSEETADEMTKLQDEIEAQGLWDLDSKVDQAMDALRCPPDDADVTKLSGGERRRVALCRLLLDQPELLLLDEPTNHLDAESVSWLEGHLRNYPGAILIVTHDRYFLDNVTGWILELDRGRGIPYEGNYSSWLVQKQKRLEQEGREDAAHQKTLAREQEWVASSPKARQAKSKARYQRYEELLKQASEKQTQTAQIIIPVAERLGANVVDFEALSKGYGDRLLIDNLTFKLPPGGIVGVIGANGAGKTTLFKMITKQEQPDNGTITVGETVHLGYVDQSRDALDGKKTVWEEISGGNELILLGKKEVNSRGYCSSFNFKGADQQKKVGALSGGERNRVHLAKMLKSGANVLLLDEPTNDLDVDTLRALEEALEDFAGCAVIISHDRWFLDRIATHILAFEGDSHVEWFEGNFQDYEKDKMRRLGQDSIIPHRVKYKKLTR, from the coding sequence ATGGCGCGCCAGTTCGTCTACTTCATGGAAGGCCTGACCAAGAGCTACCCGACCCGCAAGGTGCTCGACAACATTCGGCTGAGCTTTTACCCGGACGCCAAGATCGGCGTTCTCGGCGTCAACGGCTCCGGTAAGTCGACCCTGCTCAAGATCATGGCGGGCCTCGACAAGGAGTATACCGGCGAGGCCTGGGTCGCCGAGGGCGCCCGCGTCGGCTATCTCGAGCAGGAGCCGCACCTCGATCCGGCGCTATCGGTGCGCGAGAATGTCATGCAGGGCGTCGCCAAGCAGAAGGCGATCCTCGACCGCTACAACGAGCTCGCGGTCAACTACTCGGAGGAGACCGCCGACGAGATGACCAAGCTGCAGGACGAGATCGAGGCCCAGGGCCTGTGGGATCTCGACAGCAAGGTCGACCAGGCCATGGACGCGCTGCGCTGCCCGCCCGACGATGCCGACGTGACGAAACTATCCGGCGGTGAACGCCGCCGCGTCGCGCTCTGCCGGCTTCTGCTCGACCAGCCCGAGCTTTTGCTGCTGGACGAACCGACCAACCACCTCGACGCCGAGTCGGTGTCGTGGCTGGAAGGCCACCTTCGCAACTATCCCGGCGCGATCCTGATCGTCACCCACGACCGCTACTTCCTCGACAACGTCACGGGGTGGATCCTCGAGCTCGACCGCGGCCGCGGCATCCCCTACGAGGGCAATTACTCGTCCTGGCTGGTGCAGAAGCAGAAGCGCCTCGAGCAGGAAGGCCGCGAGGACGCTGCGCACCAGAAGACGCTCGCCCGCGAGCAGGAGTGGGTCGCGTCCTCGCCGAAGGCACGCCAGGCCAAGTCGAAGGCGCGCTACCAGCGTTATGAGGAACTGCTCAAGCAGGCCAGCGAGAAGCAGACCCAGACCGCGCAGATCATCATTCCCGTCGCCGAGCGCCTCGGGGCCAACGTGGTCGATTTCGAAGCCCTCAGCAAAGGCTATGGCGATCGCCTGCTGATCGACAATCTCACCTTCAAGCTGCCGCCCGGCGGCATTGTCGGCGTAATCGGTGCGAACGGCGCCGGCAAGACCACGCTGTTCAAGATGATCACCAAGCAGGAACAGCCGGACAACGGCACGATCACGGTCGGCGAGACCGTGCATCTCGGCTATGTCGACCAGTCGCGCGATGCGCTCGACGGCAAGAAGACCGTGTGGGAGGAGATCTCCGGCGGCAACGAGCTGATCCTGCTCGGCAAGAAGGAAGTGAACTCGCGCGGCTATTGCTCGTCGTTCAACTTCAAGGGCGCGGACCAGCAGAAGAAAGTCGGCGCGCTCTCCGGCGGTGAACGCAACCGCGTGCATCTCGCCAAGATGCTGAAGTCCGGAGCCAACGTGCTGCTGCTCGACGAGCCGACCAACGACCTCGACGTCGACACGCTACGCGCGCTGGAAGAGGCGCTGGAGGACTTCGCCGGCTGCGCCGTCATCATCAGCCACGATCGCTGGTTCCTCGACCGCATCGCGACCCACATCCTGGCCTTCGAGGGCGACAGCCATGTCGAATGGTTCGAAGGCAACTTCCAGGACTACGAGAAGGACAAGATGCGTCGGCTCGGCCAGGACAGCATCATCCCGCACCGCGTGAAGTACAAGAAGCTGACGCGGTGA
- the bfr gene encoding bacterioferritin translates to MQGDAKVIDYLNKALRHELTAINQYWLHYRFLDNWGLLDMAKVWRKESIEEMEHADKLTARILFFDGFPNMQVLDPLRIGQNVKEIIECDLAAEMSARALYQEAATYCHGVKDYVTRDLFEKLMSDEEHHIDFLETQLDLIGRIGLELYTQKHVGGLEGEGH, encoded by the coding sequence ATGCAGGGCGACGCAAAAGTCATCGACTATCTCAACAAGGCACTGCGTCACGAGCTGACTGCGATCAACCAGTACTGGCTCCACTATCGCTTCCTCGACAATTGGGGCCTCCTCGACATGGCCAAGGTCTGGCGCAAGGAGTCCATCGAGGAGATGGAGCACGCTGACAAGCTCACAGCGCGCATCCTGTTCTTCGACGGCTTCCCGAACATGCAGGTGCTCGATCCCCTGCGCATCGGCCAGAACGTCAAGGAGATCATCGAGTGCGATCTCGCCGCCGAGATGAGCGCGCGCGCGCTCTATCAGGAAGCGGCCACCTATTGCCACGGCGTCAAGGACTACGTCACGCGCGACCTGTTCGAAAAGCTGATGAGCGATGAGGAGCATCACATCGACTTCCTCGAAACCCAGCTCGACCTGATCGGCCGCATCGGCCTCGAGCTCTACACCCAGAAGCACGTCGGCGGGCTCGAGGGCGAGGGGCATTGA
- a CDS encoding L,D-transpeptidase, with translation MIKHFLTICAAATVAAAGTSLVQAQSYPVQQAPGYGAPSEYRPGDRTPNFDALDDEDDAMPQASLPPPGPGGPITSPNDPRYGRPAGPPVYSAAPPQGPVMSPDDPRYGRPAGAPPVYSAAPPQGPVMSPDDPRYGRPAGPPPVIYADRPAQAPAGDGLRPPEAVGGPAATGTVQAGQPPVGADGRPMTLASLPPEEQPDAAPVQLPPNLRRQEVSFQTKEPAGTLVVDTPNTYLYYVLGGGRAIRYGVRVGRDGFTWTGVQKITRKAEWPDWHPPTEMIERQPYLPRFMAGGPGNPLGARAMYLGSTVYRIHGTNQPSTIGKFVSSGCIGMLNEDVSDLFDRVKVGTRVVVMPGGPPPGTATASAAPAPAPAPMSAQAGPVPGTQPTVVPPLPAPVTVR, from the coding sequence ATGATCAAACATTTTCTGACGATATGCGCTGCCGCAACAGTCGCTGCGGCGGGAACCTCGCTCGTGCAGGCTCAAAGCTATCCGGTCCAGCAGGCGCCGGGCTACGGCGCCCCGTCCGAATACCGCCCCGGCGACCGCACGCCGAATTTCGACGCGCTGGACGACGAAGACGACGCGATGCCGCAGGCGTCGCTGCCGCCGCCCGGCCCGGGTGGTCCGATCACCTCGCCCAACGATCCGCGCTACGGCCGCCCCGCCGGCCCGCCGGTCTACTCCGCCGCTCCGCCGCAGGGGCCGGTGATGTCGCCGGATGATCCCCGTTATGGCCGTCCGGCCGGCGCTCCGCCGGTTTATTCGGCGGCTCCGCCGCAGGGCCCCGTGATGTCGCCCGACGATCCCCGCTACGGCCGCCCCGCCGGTCCGCCGCCGGTGATCTATGCCGACCGTCCGGCCCAGGCACCCGCGGGCGACGGCTTGCGTCCGCCGGAAGCAGTCGGTGGTCCCGCCGCGACCGGAACGGTCCAGGCCGGGCAGCCGCCCGTCGGCGCCGATGGCCGGCCGATGACGTTGGCCTCGCTGCCGCCCGAGGAGCAGCCGGATGCCGCGCCGGTGCAGCTGCCGCCGAACTTGCGCCGCCAGGAGGTCTCGTTCCAGACCAAGGAGCCGGCCGGCACGCTCGTGGTCGATACGCCCAACACCTACCTCTATTACGTGCTCGGAGGCGGTCGCGCGATCCGCTACGGCGTCCGCGTCGGCCGCGACGGTTTCACCTGGACCGGCGTGCAGAAGATCACCCGCAAGGCGGAGTGGCCGGATTGGCATCCGCCGACCGAGATGATCGAGCGTCAGCCCTATCTGCCGCGCTTCATGGCCGGCGGCCCCGGCAATCCGCTCGGCGCCCGCGCGATGTATCTCGGCTCGACCGTCTACCGCATCCACGGCACCAATCAGCCCTCGACCATCGGCAAGTTCGTGTCGTCCGGCTGTATCGGCATGCTGAACGAGGACGTCTCGGACCTGTTCGATCGCGTCAAGGTCGGCACCCGCGTGGTCGTGATGCCGGGTGGCCCGCCGCCGGGAACGGCGACCGCGTCCGCAGCGCCCGCGCCGGCTCCGGCTCCGATGTCGGCCCAGGCCGGCCCGGTCCCCGGTACGCAGCCGACGGTGGTGCCGCCGCTGCCCGCCCCGGTCACCGTGCGCTAA